In Ipomoea triloba cultivar NCNSP0323 chromosome 7, ASM357664v1, a single genomic region encodes these proteins:
- the LOC116025595 gene encoding isovaleryl-CoA dehydrogenase, mitochondrial, protein MHKLFAARSLTSALFKNRPRHQLLAAFSTSLLFDDTQIQFKESVSQFAQEHIAPHAEKIDKTNYFPQDVNLWKLMGDFNLHGITAPEEYGGLGLGYIYHCIALEEISRASGSVGLSFGAHSNLCINQLVRNANPDQKQKYLPKLISGEHVGALAMSEPNAGSDVVSMKCRADRVDGGYVLNGNKMWCTNGPVAQTLVVYAKTDIAARSKGITAFIIEKGMPGFSTAQKLDKLGMRGSDTCELVFENCFVPEENVLGEEGKGVYVMMSGLDLERLVLAAGPLGIMQACLDVVLPYVRQREQFGRAIGEHQFIQGKVADMYTALQSSRSYVYSVARDCDNGKVDPKDCAGVILCAAERATQVALQAIQCLGGNGYVNEYPTGRFLRDAKLYEIGAGTSEIRRMIIGRELFKEQ, encoded by the exons ATGCACAAGTTATTTGCTGCCAGGTCCTTAACCTCTGCTTTATTTAAAAATCGACCCCGTCATCAGCTCCTCGCTGCTTTCTCTACTTCTTTACTCTTCGATGATACCCAGATACAG tTTAAAGAAAGTGTTTCTCAGTTTGCTCAAGAACATATTGCCCCTCATGCGGAAAAAATCGATAAAACGAATTACTTTCCACAG GATGTTAATTTATGGAAATTGATGGGTGATTTTAATCTCCATGGAATTACTGCTCCAG AGGAATATGGAGGCCTTGGCCTTGGCTACATATATCACTGTATAGCTTTGGAAGAAATTAGTCGTGCCTCTGGATCAGTTGGCCTTTCCTTTGGTGCCCATTCTAACCTATGCATTAATCAGTTG GTGAGGAATGCAAATCCTGATCAGAAGCAAAAGTATTTGCCAAAG CTAATTAGTGGCGAGCATGTTGGGGCTCTTGCAATGAGTGAACCCAATG CTGGCTCAGATGTTGTTAGCATGAAATGCAGAGCTGATCGTGTTGATGGGGGTTATGTTCTGAATGGGAATAAGATGTGGTGCACCAATGGTCCTGTGGCTCAGACTCTG GTTGTTTATGCAAAAACAGATATTGCTGCTCGCTCAAAAGGAATCACAGCTTTTATCATTGAGAAGGGAATGCCAGG TTTCAGTACTGCCCAGAAATTAGACAAACTTGGGATGAGAGGAAGTGATAC GTGTGAGCTTGTGTTTGAAAATTGCTTTGTTCCAGAAGAAAATGTTCTGGGAGAGGAAGGGAAAG GAGTTTATGTCATGATGTCGGGCCTAGATTTGGAAAGACTTGTTCTAGCTGCCGGACCTCTTGGAATTATGCAAGCATGTCTTGATGTGGTACTTCCATATGTTCGTCAACGAGAGCAATTCGGGAGGGCCATTGGCGAACACCAATTTATACAG GGGAAAGTTGCCGACATGTATACTGCATTGCAGTCCTCAAG ATCATATGTCTATTCGGTTGCCAGAGACTGTGACAATGGGAAGGTTGATCCAAAG GATTGTGCAGGTGTAATTCTCTGTGCAGCTGAAAGAGCCACTCAAGTTGCTCTTCAG GCTATTCAGTGTCTTGGCGGTAATGGGTATGTAAACGAGTACCCGACTGGGCGTTTCCTTCGCGATGCCAAACTCTACGAGATTGGGGCAGGCACTAGCGAGATTAGAAGAATGATAATTGGTCGCGAGCTCTTTAAAGAGCAATGA